GACAACATGGGCGGCTTTGGCTGCGTCGACCCGCGTAGCAAGTACGCGATCGGTGTGCTCTGTCAGCCGCCGGAAGATGGCCTCGATCTGCTCGGCGGTCTTGCCTTCCCCGAATATGACTTCGGGGAAGCCCGTTCGCTTCTCGCGATCGATATCAAGCTGCGCAAATCCAAGATCAAGGTTGCCTGGCCCTTGGCCGACGCCATCCTTGATGATTTGCTTTTTGGCTTCTTCTACGTCCAGATCACCTGTCTGGACAAGCTTTAAAATCTTTTCCAAGTCCATCATAGGGATGCTTCTTTCACCTTATCTTTAGTTTCTTTGGACAGCACTTCGTTCATACTGCCTGTGCGATAGCCTTGCAAGTCCAGCGTGACGTACGTAAAACCGAGCTTGCTAAACTTTTCATAAATGGCGTCACGGTGTTCCACGACTTTATGTATTTCATCCGGCATAACTTCAATCCGGGCAATTTTTTCGTGGTGACGTACACGCACTTGATACAAGCCAAGCTGAGACAGGAAGTATTCTCCTTCATCCAGTTGGTCGATTTTCCATTTCTCGATCTGTGTTCCGTAAGGAATGCGTGAAGACAGACAAGCAAAAGACGGTTTATTCCAAGTGCGCAGACCCAACTCTTTGGAAAGTTGTCTGATCTCGTCTTTGGTCATGCCGGATTCCTGAAGTGTACTGCGAACGCCTTGCTCGTTCTTGGCTTGAAGTCCCGGTCTATAGTCGCCGAGATCATCCATGTTGGAGCCGTCCAGAATATAAGGGTAACCTAACTCTTTGGCTAGATCCTGCAAGTGAGAATAAAGTCCCGTTTTGCAATGATAACAGCGATCTGGATTATTGGCGACGAAGTTCGCGTTCTCCAATTCTTTGACCTCTGTTTTGTACAGTGGGACACCGATTTGTTCTGCAAGTTCAACGGCTGCATCGAATTCCCGTGAAGGGAATGTTTCGGATGCGGCGGTGACGGCTAGGACTTGATCGCCAAGTTCTTGCTTTGCGCGTTTGAGGACAAATGTACTATCGACGCCTCCTGAGAAGGCGATTAATACACGGCCCATACCACGTAAAATTTCTCCCAGCTTGCGGTCTTTCTCTCGTGTTACTTCTGGTATGCTCAAGTTTCTTCCCTCCCATACAGCCTTTATGTCATAAGCTGAGCTGTTTTGGTGCATCTAGATTAGTGTATCACAACTGACTGCCAAAGTGGATTGTTTTGTCAGTCATTCATGTTATAATAACAACAATGAGAAACCAACAAAAAAGGCGGGATTTATAGTGCCTACAAAGCCATTAGAGAGAAAACCAGACTGGTTAAAAATTAATCTCAAGACAGACGAGAATTTCAAAGAAATAAAGTCAATGATGCGTTCCAAGACGCTGCATACGGTTTGTGAGGAAGCCAAATGCCCGAATATTCATGAGTGCTGGGCCAATCGCACCGCTACTTTTATGATATTGGGAGATATTTGTACCCGAGCTTGCCGCTTTTGCGCCGTGAAGACAGGCCTTCCCACAGAACTGGATTTGGAAGAACCGGAACGTGTTGCTGATGCTGCTCTCCAAATGGGATTGCGTCATTGCGTCGTTACTTCTGTTGCACGAGACGATTTGAAAGATGGAGGCGCCATGATCTTCGCAGAGACGATCAAAGCAATCCGTCGAAAGTTGCCGCTGTGCACGGTAGAAGTGCTGATCCCTGACTTCTTGGGACGTGAAGAATCACTAGTGACGGTTCTGGAGGCGAAACCAGATATCCTGAACCATAACATGGAGACCGTTGAGCGCATGTCAGATCGCGTCCGCTCCAAAGCTAAGTATCGTCGCTCGCTGGAGCTGCTTGAACGCTCCAAACTTATTGCTCCGAACATCCCGACCAAATCCAGTATCATGATTGGCGTAGGGGAAGAGTGGGACGAATTGCTGCAAACGATGGACGATTTACGTGCCGTGAACTGCGACATTATGACGATTGGGCAATATTTGCAGCCGTCAACTATTCATTTGGCTGTATCCCAATATTATACGCCTGAGCAGTTTGCCTTGCTGAAAGAGGAAGGCATGAAGCGTGGCTTCAAGCATGTGGAGTCAGGGCCATTGGTACGCAGCTCTTATCATGCTCATGAACAAGTGAAAGCCGCAACTCATGCTTAGATGAACTTAACGGATCATAAGAAAGGAGAGCTTCCTACCATCATGATTCATATCGCCAATAAAACATACGAGCTCGTAACAGATCACAAGAATGGCTGGAACTTTGAAGTGTTCAAAGAACGATTCAGTGAAGTGCTGGAACGTTATGATTATATCGTAGGCGACTGGGGATACAGTCAGCTTAGGCTGAGAGGTTTTTTCAAAGAAATCCACCCCAAAGCTACGAAGGAGTCATCGATTGCTTCACTACAAGATTACTTGAATGAATACTGCAACTTCGGCTGCGCATATTTCATTATTGAAAAAGTGAATGGCGCAAAACAACAAGCGCCTTCTGAAGTGGCTGCAACTGCAACGACCCCATAACATACTAGTGTTCAAAAATAAAGACGCCGCTCTCTCTTCCGAGATGGGGGCGTCTTTGTTTGCTGTTATTTGAGTTCTAATCCTACGAAGGCTTCACGAACCCTGTTCCAGAAGGGGAATGGGCGGAATCTGGCGAACTTTACTTTCACGTTAGAAGCAACACGGCACCGAATAGAGACGACATCGCTGCGCTGCATGTACAAATGATCGAGGGAGAGGAGCATGTTCTGCTGCGCCTTGGGATAAATATCACAATGGTGATGTTTGGGCAGAATCATTGAAGAACCTAGCGTTCGATAAACACGGTTGTTGATCGAAGCGATTTCTGCAATCTGGATGGCTTCCAGCGAAGGGTGAACCATAGCCCCGCCTAAACTTTTGTTATAGGCTGTACTGCCCGCAGGAGAGGAGATGCAGATGCCGTCTCCGCGGAACATTTCGAACATCTCATCGTTGACGTGCAAGCGAGCGACCAGGGAAACCTCGATTCCCCGCAAGGTGAATTCGTTGAGAGCAAGATGGGTCTCTATACCTTGTTCTGTCGTGATTTCAATTTCTACAACAGGGTACTGAACGACATGCAGCTCCTCGGGTGTAGTTACGCTAAACATTAGGGAAGCAAGGTCATCTAATTCATGAGGTTTCCAATCCGCGAAAAAACCGAGATGACCTGTATGAATGCCGACAAAAGCGATATGATCTAATTGCTTGGTATATTTATGAAAAGCTTGCAGCATCGTGCCGTCTCCGCCAATGGAGAGGACGATATCGGGATTCTCTTCATCCCTAGGCATGCCCTGTTGTGCGGCGAGAGTGTGGAAGCGCTCTGTCAGTTCCTTGGAGATGTCATCTCCACGTTCAATGACGTTGTATTTCAATGGTGTTCCTCCTAATCCAACGAACAGTATTTATCAATTTCTTGCAGAATGGAATCAGGTGTATGACGGAACTCTGTCGCGACACGATAGGAGTCATTGCTGAAGTTCGACACTC
Above is a genomic segment from Paenibacillus sp. HWE-109 containing:
- a CDS encoding YutD family protein — translated: MIHIANKTYELVTDHKNGWNFEVFKERFSEVLERYDYIVGDWGYSQLRLRGFFKEIHPKATKESSIASLQDYLNEYCNFGCAYFIIEKVNGAKQQAPSEVAATATTP
- the larE gene encoding ATP-dependent sacrificial sulfur transferase LarE, yielding MSIPEVTREKDRKLGEILRGMGRVLIAFSGGVDSTFVLKRAKQELGDQVLAVTAASETFPSREFDAAVELAEQIGVPLYKTEVKELENANFVANNPDRCYHCKTGLYSHLQDLAKELGYPYILDGSNMDDLGDYRPGLQAKNEQGVRSTLQESGMTKDEIRQLSKELGLRTWNKPSFACLSSRIPYGTQIEKWKIDQLDEGEYFLSQLGLYQVRVRHHEKIARIEVMPDEIHKVVEHRDAIYEKFSKLGFTYVTLDLQGYRTGSMNEVLSKETKDKVKEASL
- the lipA gene encoding lipoyl synthase, encoding MPTKPLERKPDWLKINLKTDENFKEIKSMMRSKTLHTVCEEAKCPNIHECWANRTATFMILGDICTRACRFCAVKTGLPTELDLEEPERVADAALQMGLRHCVVTSVARDDLKDGGAMIFAETIKAIRRKLPLCTVEVLIPDFLGREESLVTVLEAKPDILNHNMETVERMSDRVRSKAKYRRSLELLERSKLIAPNIPTKSSIMIGVGEEWDELLQTMDDLRAVNCDIMTIGQYLQPSTIHLAVSQYYTPEQFALLKEEGMKRGFKHVESGPLVRSSYHAHEQVKAATHA
- a CDS encoding NAD kinase, which produces MKYNVIERGDDISKELTERFHTLAAQQGMPRDEENPDIVLSIGGDGTMLQAFHKYTKQLDHIAFVGIHTGHLGFFADWKPHELDDLASLMFSVTTPEELHVVQYPVVEIEITTEQGIETHLALNEFTLRGIEVSLVARLHVNDEMFEMFRGDGICISSPAGSTAYNKSLGGAMVHPSLEAIQIAEIASINNRVYRTLGSSMILPKHHHCDIYPKAQQNMLLSLDHLYMQRSDVVSIRCRVASNVKVKFARFRPFPFWNRVREAFVGLELK